In a single window of the Streptomyces sp. HUAS ZL42 genome:
- a CDS encoding rhodanese-like domain-containing protein, whose protein sequence is MFFVDTIDVPGLGNRSYLAGGGRTAVAVDPPRDIDRVIAAAARREVRISQVVETHVHNDYVTGGLELARITGAAYLVPAGARVSFERVPVRDGDVSDVDAGLTLRALATPGHTPHHTSYVLEENGAAVAVFTGGSLLIGTVGRPDLVEPRMTEDLARAQHASAHRLAAELPEETAVLPTHGFGSFCSSSQAEGSDTTIGKEKVSNEALVRDVDAFVADLLAGLDDIPAYYAHMGPANSAGPLPVDLTPPAVADAEEMAARLAAGEWVVDLRNRVAFAAGHVAGSFNFEAEGQLATYLAWLIPWGKPVTLLAESPEQLAAAQRELVRVGIDRPAAAATGTPADWVRQGEAPASFRRATFADLADRHPKESVVVLDVRRGSERAGGFVDGSVHIPIHMLHRRLDEVPEGEVWVHCAGGMRAAIAASLLDAAGRDVVAVDDSFDAAEKAGLAIRTP, encoded by the coding sequence GTGTTCTTCGTCGACACGATCGATGTGCCGGGGCTCGGCAACCGCAGCTACCTGGCGGGTGGTGGGCGGACGGCGGTCGCGGTCGATCCGCCGCGCGACATCGACCGGGTGATCGCGGCAGCCGCTCGGCGTGAGGTGCGGATCTCGCAGGTGGTCGAGACGCACGTGCACAACGACTACGTGACCGGCGGCCTGGAGCTGGCCCGGATCACGGGCGCCGCGTACCTGGTTCCTGCCGGGGCCCGGGTGTCGTTCGAGCGGGTACCGGTGCGCGATGGCGATGTCAGCGACGTCGACGCGGGGCTGACCCTGCGTGCGCTGGCCACGCCCGGCCACACCCCGCACCACACCTCCTACGTGCTGGAGGAGAACGGGGCGGCGGTCGCGGTGTTCACCGGCGGCTCGCTGCTCATCGGCACGGTCGGCCGCCCCGATCTGGTCGAGCCGCGGATGACCGAGGACCTGGCCCGTGCCCAGCACGCCTCCGCGCACCGGCTGGCCGCCGAGCTGCCCGAGGAGACGGCGGTGCTGCCCACGCACGGCTTCGGCAGCTTCTGCTCGTCGTCCCAGGCGGAAGGCAGTGACACGACCATCGGCAAGGAGAAGGTGTCCAACGAGGCGCTCGTCCGGGACGTGGACGCCTTCGTCGCCGACCTGCTGGCCGGCCTGGACGACATCCCCGCCTACTACGCGCACATGGGCCCGGCCAACTCCGCCGGACCCCTGCCCGTGGATCTGACCCCGCCCGCCGTCGCGGACGCCGAGGAGATGGCCGCCCGGCTGGCGGCGGGGGAGTGGGTGGTGGACCTGCGCAACCGGGTCGCCTTCGCCGCCGGACACGTCGCCGGCTCGTTCAACTTCGAGGCCGAAGGGCAGCTCGCCACGTATCTGGCCTGGCTGATCCCCTGGGGCAAGCCGGTCACGCTGCTCGCCGAGTCGCCCGAGCAGCTCGCCGCCGCCCAGCGCGAGTTGGTCCGGGTGGGCATCGACCGGCCGGCCGCGGCGGCCACCGGCACACCGGCCGACTGGGTGCGCCAGGGCGAGGCGCCGGCCTCCTTCCGCCGTGCCACCTTCGCCGACCTCGCGGATCGGCATCCGAAGGAGAGCGTCGTCGTCCTGGATGTCCGGCGTGGCTCGGAGCGAGCGGGCGGGTTCGTCGATGGGTCGGTGCATATCCCGATCCACATGCTGCACCGCCGTCTCGACGAGGTTCCCGAGGGCGAGGTGTGGGTGCACTGCGCGGGCGGCATGCGCGCCGCGATCGCCGCCTCCCTGCTGGACGCCGCGGGCCGGGACGTCGTCGCGGTGGACGACTCCTTCGACGCGGCCGAGAAGGCGGGACTCGCCATCCGGACCCCCTGA
- a CDS encoding helix-turn-helix domain-containing protein, giving the protein MRTFVRGAATWGVECPQRPSRVTGVTMAGFHVPDLETLRIVPHPAVTLLLEFGAGSPVLDCATGRQQRGSMVAGPGLGSGGAVLARGENVECVQVRLSPVIARAVLGASPADLDGTVVPLGDLWGREASRIREQLGDASSWQDRFALTDALLARRHEAGPPVDPEVAWAWHRIVVSRGLARVDGLAAEIGWSRKRLWSRFRSQLGLPPKRAVKLVRFDHAAHRLVAGEVAAQVAADTGYADQSHLHRDVVAFTGATPATVAGEPFLAVDGIAWPSRGTTAFLTSPGSVASRR; this is encoded by the coding sequence ATGCGAACCTTTGTGCGCGGTGCGGCTACGTGGGGCGTCGAGTGCCCGCAGCGGCCCAGCCGGGTGACCGGTGTCACCATGGCCGGGTTCCATGTCCCTGACCTGGAAACGCTCCGGATAGTCCCGCACCCTGCCGTGACGCTGCTCCTGGAGTTCGGCGCGGGTTCGCCCGTCCTGGACTGTGCCACGGGGCGGCAGCAGCGGGGAAGCATGGTCGCCGGGCCTGGGCTCGGGTCCGGAGGCGCGGTCCTGGCGCGGGGAGAGAACGTCGAGTGCGTGCAGGTGCGCCTGTCTCCGGTGATCGCACGCGCGGTTCTGGGCGCCTCCCCCGCCGACCTCGACGGTACCGTGGTGCCGCTGGGCGACCTGTGGGGCCGGGAGGCGTCACGGATCCGCGAGCAACTCGGCGATGCCTCGTCGTGGCAGGATCGCTTCGCGTTGACGGACGCGCTGCTCGCCCGCCGGCATGAGGCGGGGCCACCGGTGGACCCGGAGGTGGCCTGGGCCTGGCACCGGATCGTCGTCAGCCGTGGCCTGGCCCGGGTCGACGGACTCGCGGCCGAGATCGGGTGGAGCCGTAAGCGGCTGTGGTCCCGGTTCCGGTCGCAGCTCGGCCTGCCGCCCAAGCGCGCCGTGAAGCTGGTCCGCTTCGACCATGCCGCCCACCGCCTGGTCGCGGGCGAAGTCGCGGCCCAAGTCGCGGCCGACACCGGCTACGCCGACCAGTCCCACCTGCATCGGGACGTCGTGGCGTTCACCGGGGCGACCCCCGCGACCGTGGCCGGCGAGCCGTTTCTCGCCGTTGACGGCATCGCATGGCCCAGCCGCGGGACAACCGCATTCCTCACCTCTCCCGGCTCGGTCGCCAGCCGGAGGTAA